In Musa acuminata AAA Group cultivar baxijiao chromosome BXJ2-8, Cavendish_Baxijiao_AAA, whole genome shotgun sequence, one genomic interval encodes:
- the LOC135618764 gene encoding mitochondrial carrier protein MTM1-like, whose translation MVGSSSSSEHGFPERMAVGPINDRAYDVSTPHDSSRSLPSTSSSALPTSDARPLPATDYKMGFRERALSAAGAAVISAVLVNPLDVAKTRLQAQAAGVPYHHFGRQMASLGPNMMFLDFRCSPSCARAGIIRAELVCPPDCFEYKGTLDVFHKVVRQEGFARLWRGTNAGLALAVPTVGIYLPCYDIFRNWIEEFTSTNAPNLTPYAPLVAGSAARSLACIACSPIELARTRMQAYKEFIKGAKPPGMWKTLVGVLTSGSTTSNQSLQGYRVLWTGLGAQLARDVPFSAICWSTLEPIRRRLLSIIDEDGNAASVLGANFAAGFVAGSLAAAATCPLDVAKTRRQIEKDPARALNMTTRQTLMEIWRSGGIKGLFTGVGPRVGRAGPSVGIVVSFYEVVKYALHRQHHADS comes from the exons ATGGTGGGTTCTTCTTCGTCTTCCGAGCATGGTTTCCCCGAAAGGATGGCCGTCGGACCCATTAATGATCGCGCCTACGATGTCTCTACACCCCATGATTCGTCACGCTCACTACCGTCGACTTCTTCCTCGGCGTTGCCGACTTCGGACGCTCGTCCACTTCCCGCCACCGACTACAAGATGGGCTTCCGGGAGCGGGCTCTCTCCGCCGCTGGTGCCGCCGTCATCTCTGCCGTCCTCGTCAATCCCCTCGACGTTGCCAAG ACAAGGTTGCAAGCTCAGGCGGCTGGAGTTCCATATCATCACTTCGGTAGACAGATGGCATCGCTAGGACCAAACATG ATGTTTTTGGATTTCAGATGTTCACCCTCATGTGCTCGTGCTGGAATAATTCGTGCTGAATTAGTTTGCCCTCCTGATTGTTTTGAGTACAAGGGAACGCTAGATGTCTTTCACAAAGTTGTGAGACAG GAAGGCTTTGCAAGACTCTGGAGAGGCACAAATGCAGGTTTAGCATTGGCTGTACCAACT GTGGGAATTTACCTACCATGCTATGACATATTCCGCAATTGGATTGAGGAGTTCACATCCACCAATGCTCCAAATCTGACACCTTATGCCCCTCTAGTTGCTGGTTCAGCTGCACGGTCATTAGCATGCATAGCATGTTCTCCGATTGAGCTGGCAAGAACACGTATGCAG GCGTATAAAGAATTTATCAAAGGAGCTAAGCCCCCAGGAATGTGGAAAACATTAGTTGGTGTTCTGACATCTGGCAGTACTACAAGTAACCAGAGCT TGCAAGGCTATCGTGTTTTATGGACAGGTTTGGGAGCACAACTTGCTCGTGATGTTCCCTTTTCTGCTATATGCTGGTCAACTCTGGAGCCG ATCCGGAGGAGATTACTTTCAATTATTGACGAGGATGGCAATGCTGCTAGTGTGTTAGGGGCAAATTTCGCAGCTGGTTTTGTAGCAGGCAGCCTTGCTGCTGCTGCAACATGTCCACTTGATGTCGCAAAAACACGAAGACAAATAGAG AAGGATCCAGCAAGGGCATTAAACATGACTACAAGGCAGACTCTGATGGAGATTTGGAG GAGCGGGGGCATAAAGGGTCTCTTCACAGGTGTAGGTCCACGAGTTGGACGAGCAGGGCCGTCCGTCGGCATTGTTGTTTCCTTCTATGAGGTCGTCAAGTATGCTTTACATCGACAACACCATGCAGATTCATGA